Proteins from a single region of Amblyomma americanum isolate KBUSLIRL-KWMA chromosome 10, ASM5285725v1, whole genome shotgun sequence:
- the LOC144108525 gene encoding kelch domain-containing protein 3-like, translating to MTVSIEGKVYPFDSFGDNSSDSDESSEYLIDVYTFDPASYRWDIVPTHTLPEDEPINIMGRSVVAYGQSAYLWSGWNSSPVNSVNRFDSVAMTWSRPEVPGEVPRQRVSLSAYVLSQRMYIFGGLDTDSSNSVVFWISRL from the coding sequence ATGACAGTCTCCATCGAAGGCAAGGTCTACCCATTCGACTCTTTTGGCGACAATAGTTCGGACAGTGATGAAAGCTCAGAGTACCTCATCGACGTGTACACCTTCGACCCTGCATCGTACCGGTGGGACATCGTGCCGACTCACACGCTCCCTGAAGATGAGCCGATTAACATTATGGGCCGCAGCGTTGTAGCCTACGGCCAAAGCGCCTACCTGTGGAGCGGATGGAACAGTAGCCCAGTGAACAGCGTAAACCGCTTCGATAGCGTTGCCATGACATGGAGTCGTCCAGAAGTGCCGGGGGAAGTGCCGAGACAACGCGTCAGTCTCTCGGCGTACGTGCTGAGTCAACGGATGTACATTTTTGGCGGCCTGGACACGGATTCATCGAACTCGGTTGTTTTCTGGATCTCGAGACTCTAG